The Pungitius pungitius chromosome 13, fPunPun2.1, whole genome shotgun sequence genome includes the window GTGTTTATTCCAACCgtctccatccatcttcatAATTCTCACCAGTCCATTTAATGCAGCATCTTTGTCCCTTCCCAGCACCACTGCCACTTTCCTCCCCATAGGTGTGCTCTCTGGGATGTTCACTGAAGTATCTGATGTGATGTCAAACTCCGGACTGTTGTCGTTCTCATCCAGAATGGTGATTGACACCTGTCAAGATCAAAATACAAGCTCCATAGcttgaaacacaacaaaacacttaCCGTTGAAATTAATCGAACAACCTAAATCCTAAAAATGCAAGatgatgcaaataaataaatgtcatgcTGCCTGTCATACTGTAAATGATCTTTAAAAAACAGGAAGTCTTACCTTCTGCACTTCCAATGAGAGATGCAATTAATAAAAGAGGAATGCCGTTAAGTTTTCTACAACACACAAGACACAACGCGTCCTGTTTTAAATGtacacaaaacagaacaaagatACAATAAGACAATTCAGGATGAGGCGTACCACGGTGGAATCTTTTTTAGGTCCTCCATCATCAGCTACAACGGTTAAGGTGTACACGTCCCCCTTCTCTCTGTCCAGCTGGCCGGTCACCGTGATGCGGCCCTGAAGcacgacacacactcacataactCTGGTTCAAAGTGCAAGCATTCTGATGTGTGAGCCAGTGAGTATGGATTGAGACTAATAACtatcaaacaaataaacaacaacaaaaatgtctcATCATTCCAAGGAATTAAATGGCTTAAAAGCAAGCAAGCTGTCTGATCGGCTCACAGTTATACATCAACAAGCTTGAGTCACAGCGGAAGAGGTGCAGATGAATCACACTGCCGTTAATGGGTGGTTAATGACAGACGGCGGGCATGAAGCGCGCAACAAAAAGAGGGACACATTGCGCTCAGATGGCCGTTGACCTTTCCCCCCACTCACCGTGATGCTGTCTATCTTGAAGAGGGCCAGAGCCGCAGGTGACGTGTCAGGGTCGAAGCGGTATGTCAACTGATTCAAGTTGTCGGCCGACTGGGCCCTAACCTGGACGACCTCTGTCCCCGTGGCAATGTTCTCGCGAAGCGAGGCCTCGTAACCGGCGGATAAGAAGGCCACGGCCTCATCCAGCTCATTGAGTAGCGTGACATAGACAGTGCAGAATCGTTGGTGGAAAGGCGGCGCCTGGTCAGTGGCCGAAACGTTCATCAGATACGTGGTCTTGGTCTCGTAGTCCAGGTAGTCCACAGTGGTTACCAGGCCCGTGCTCACATCCACCTCGAACTTGCGGTCTGAGCCGGAGACGAGAGCGTAAGCCACAGCTCCACCGTCACCTgcgcaggaagaggagaggtgGTTGGTGCAGAAAGGCTTAGAATAAGCTGCACGCACTCCTTGTAAAATGATTACATTGATACAAACAGTTTGCTCCATTctgcctttgtttttgttatttctgttgcaGGCCTCatgttttggaaaatgtatGTCACACACCAAATGCATAATAACGTGTCTGAAAACAACTCTACGGGAAGTGGATAGAGGAAGTCTGCACCGGAGAGCAGAAGTGAATATTTAAATGCCAGTTTCGGTGAACTGTTTTCGAGTGTTTGCACTGTAATAACAGAAAGAAACATGTGGTGGTTCAGAGGTTCTTTGCACCGGCTCCCACTACTGTCAGGACTAGTGAAGCTGTAAACAAGTACAGGTTTAAGGCCGCAGTCAGCAAAATGTTCCTCTGTGTTGTATGGCAGCGCGATGACAAAGCGGGTCCCCTCTGCTCATGTGATCCGAGACGGGACTCACCCGTGTCAGGGTCCGTGGCACGCACCACGATCACAGAGGTGCCGATGCCAGCGGTCTCTCTCAGGCCCAGCCGGTTGTACTGCTGCTGGGTGAACTCTGGCACCTCGTCATTGGCATCGTCCACATATATGATCACCTGCAGGGAGAGACGTCGGGGTTGTAACTTGCACACGTTACAGCATCCTCCCCCCTCAAgctgccctcccctccctcaccctcacGGAGCTCCTCATGCTGCCCTCGTCGCTGTTGTAGGCCATCACTTCCAGCACGTGGGAGCTGCTGGTCTCTCTGTCCAGTGCCCTGGGGCCTCGTGTGACCAGACCGGTCTGATTGTCTATGCTGAACAGATTGTTGCTGTTGCctttgtacacaaacacacaaacacgcacatacacacacaggccagtaagaaagggggagagaggggaggtgaAACAGAGCAAGAGACTTCTTCAAAAATACCCATTTTAGTGAAACATTGAATCTATTCGGCCAATTGGGTGAGATAATTGGTTGCCTTCAATGCAAATTTACTTCCAGTCATTACTGGCATTTTCACTTTGACTGCATCTAGAGAAATTGCATTGGCAACAAGAGTAATGATCATACATAACCCTGGgcagaaaagctgaaatcactCAAATTTTGGAAACTTGTGGAAATCCAATCTATCACACATTTTCAAAAGCTGGATTAAAGCCGCAATCAAAATAGATCTAATGGTTCAACCTGGTGCATCTTGGGAGCCTATCCtttctttgcatttgtttgtaGAGCAAGGAGACCGTGTCTCCAACCCAAGTGATGCAGCACTTACCAGTGAGGATCCTGTACAGAACTCTGCCGTTCTCCCCCTGGTCGGCATCTGTAGCTTGAACCTGTGCAGACAAACAAGCACACAGTTTGTAGAAAATAACCCCAAACACAACCAAATCTACAACACGTATACAAAAGAAACACCTTGCTGCAGAAAATTGTCATAAATCTCCCATCACAACTGTTACCATTCAACATCTTTACTCTTTTCATTTTGCAGTTTGACAAAAGGAATTGTTAAAACACGCATATCACCAAGAGAGAATAGAGAAGTTGGGTCACCATAGAAAGTACATTCCTTTCACACATTTATTGAATCTTTGATTTCTACAAAGAGATGGGCAAATACCACTTCTTTCTCATTCACCACAGCCACTTGTTGCCACACCAACCCCAACGTGGCTCGGCAGTAAGTCTGTCCCGTCAGAACTTCCTTCTCTGTCTGTGTCGCAGGCGGAAAGCCGGAAGCCGCTGCAGACAGCGCGGCTCCACAGCGCACACAGATAGTGGTGTGCTAGTGTGGCATGCTGGGCCGCTGCCGATAGGGCCATGAACCCAGAGAGGCACAGAGCCGCTGGCGCTGGACGAAGGCTCGGCCATGTCACAGCACTCCTCTGTGGAGGTGTCAGACTCTACGGAGGGACCCTCAAAGTGCATATTCAatcgcacacagagacacacagtcagGAAGGCATGAggaaatacacgcacacacacgcgcacacacacacacacacacaatctctctctctcttccagtcccccccctccctgccctgtgtgttctcctctgctctccctcactctccctGTGAAGCGGGGCCCAACTTCACTCTCATTAGCTTTATAAAGAGATGTGGAGAgacgaggagaaagaagaggagaggggagggggcgatgggagaaaaaaaaaaaaagaggctgggGGGTCAGATTGGGGAGTGATGAATGGGGTATTACACAGCGGACTGCACCACTTAGGCCATAAAAGGGGGTGTATAGAGTGCAGGACTAAATTGCAGAGCCAGATGTTGTAAGTGTAAGCATGTGGAGTGTAATCACAGAGAGATTCTTCACCCGCCGTCTGCACAGCTCACAAAACAGACTATTGTCTGGCTCCGGGGGATTAAAACAGCAGCGAGAGATATATGTCATAAtgccgtacccccccccccccccttcactttgCCCCCTTTCACTCTTTatgccctcttcctccccagcgTTTTCCCCCTGTGTTCTGGGAAAGCAGCAGTTTAAGGGGGAAAAACAAGTGTGTGAAGCCAAGGAACGGGTCTGACCTCAGTTACTGGAACTAAGCAaggtgctgtttttacagtgtgGGTGTAAGTATATATTTTCCATGGGTCTTATTCCCAATTACTAAAGATCAAGTTTGAAGAAGCAACGTGAATTGGCAAGAAATTGAAGTAGTGAATCATCACCAAATTTTAAGATGCTTACAATTTCATTAATGTCTCGTAAAACCTACAATTTTAGATGAAACTCCTAAACGCCTAGATGTGAGGTGCTTGACTTGAGTAACCTTGTCTGTACGTGGAGACTGTTGTTGTGCTCATTTGGTTGAATATTATTTGGACTTAGACGAATGTTGCTGGTGAAAAAGTTAAGAAATCTTTGTTTGAGAACTAGCTGAGCAGTCAGATCTGAGGGAGCAACAGTGTGGAGAGGAGAACACCTTCCGGCTAAGCTGCCGAGCTTAGGAGCAGCGTGGCTAATCGCAAATACGTGACGCGCAGCCTACAATCTGTATGGATGAGGAAAGTTTGTGCTTGAATTGCTggcagtatttgtgtgtgtgtgtgtgtgtgtgtgcgtgtatttgcGTGCGTCATATGTGCTCGGAGGCGCTGACTAATGAACTGACTCTCTAACAAGCCATCCTGCTCCACTGGCCTTTTCACAGCTTTCCTGGCATTTGGtcttaaaaataatttcacgTCCCAATGTGTTTCCCTTAAACCGATAAGCCATGCTTTGTCTCCGCTGAATTAAGGACGATGACATTTACAAATGTTACTATGCTGAAGATGGGGGCGCAAAGAATGGGGGCTCAGGAGAGGGGGGTATAATTGGAGCCCGGGATGGAAGAGGTGGGTGCCTTGCATCTTACAAGGGGCATTTTATTAAACCCAATTTGTTTTACATTGAAGAAAGCCTTTCAAGCGTTGACTGTTTTGCAGTCCTTGATTTAATAGCTACATAATTGCCAAAATGCCAAACATTTCTGCATGTGCACGCGGGCATTTCTGTGCCTatttgtgcacgtgtgcacTTACGTGTGTGTACATTTAGTACTTGGGTGTATAATCCCAATAAAGGGAAAAATAAACCTACTCAGCTTGGTTAGTGAGGCAGAAAGCTGTCGTGgcacttgaacacacacacggagtaacacatgcgcacacacagcaTCCTGACACCTCCCTCCAatctaatgtttttttccccatccaaGGCCAAGACAACATGAACACCACTGAACCAGATTCCAACTCCACCTCTACACCATACACAGAAAATGTCCCTCTGTCCAGCCTTCCAACCACGTGGATGTCTCCCACCAGCCCACTGCCTCCATCCCACTCCCCCAGCGTCCTGGACCCAGAGTTCACCATCATGGTGGTGCTGGGCTTGTCCCTGCTGCTGGCGGGGTTAGCCGCCTTCCTGGCTGTGTGCCGGCCCTCGCAGCAGGACGGCGGCTCGGAGGCAAGCTGCGCCCCGGGAGGGAGCTTGACCCGGGGAGGAAGGCGGTCCAGCGAGCCCCAGCTCAAGGTGTGGAGGAGGCTGGGGTCATACCGGCGTTCATACAACATCTCCTTCAGACGGCCGCCCCATCGCAGGCCGTACGAGCGGGAGAGCGCACAAGTGTCCCAGCCTCCGGCCCGACAGACAACGCAGCCAGACGCCAGaatggagcccccccccactacgccTTGTCTGTTTGACTATGTCACGGAAATCTGACCAGAGGACAGGCAGGAGGCCGACTGACTGCTTCCCAAAACAAGTAACACACCGGCAAGGACATTATTGATAGCTGTAAAAGGCGATCCAGAAGTCATTTTTGGGACTAATCTCACTGACTGATTTCACCCTCTGCAGCAGGTAATGTTTTTAGGTATGGGTGTGGTTTTTTGCACTATATATAGAGTTAAAAAGAGTATTTAATCCAACAACGAATAAATTCTCTCGACAAAAATTGAATGCATCATTAAATTCACCTTCTGCACTGAAATAAATTCCCTCTGATTTAATTAAATTCCATTTTTTCCAAGCAGAATGAAATAAACAGATGTAATGCACACAAATTGTACAAACTAAATTCTTCCGGCAAGGCACTTGTTCAGATAATGACTTCTATTTTCATGCCAATAAATTGATTCATAGTGTGGGTACGACTACCAGTCCCTCTCTTCACACCAATAATTGTCCTGATGAAGAAAATCCCCATCCATCTTCTAAATAATGAATGCGATTGGTTTCATATGCAACGCTATGGGTTATCAGTGCGTTCATTACAGTGAGGGCTTGGCCCCCCGGTGTGTTCCCTACCTGGAGGATGCTGGTCCCTTTGGGCACGCTCTCCAGTATGCTGGTCTCGTAGCTGTTCTGTAGGAAGATGGGTCTGTTGTCGTTGACATCCTGCACCTCCACAAATACAGTCGCCGTGCCGGTCCTCCGGCTGCCTGCTGGACCGTTGTCTATGTGCACAAGCATTCATACGTTCACTAAACACATCCGATGCTACCATTCAGGTCCATGCTAATTTGGAGTGTAACTAATACCCAGCATCCATTTCATGTCTGTATATCTCTGGCTAAGGCCATTCATCGCTaggaaataaagcaaaaactccccaaaagatTGCTATAAAAACAAACTGGAACATTTTTGGCTCTCCACAACAGTTGAGCAATAGTCTGAAATCACAGCAGATGTGCAGACGGCACAAACTTTTCATCATTGTGGTGCAAAGTAAGGAGGCGGCTGCTTTGAACATCATGAAGAAAATTAAGAAAACATGTCCTATtataataaatgcaaataagGACTGTGTGAAAATAACACACCTATAGCTTCTACAACCAGTGTGTATGCCTCCTGGGTCTCTCTGTCCAGGCCGACCACAGTCCGAACAACTCCATCTCTGAAGCCCACGCTGAATTTACCATCCTGATTACCacctaaaaaatacaaaacacaaacacatttccaaaTCCATTTACAGCGTGTTAGTGAAACATTGCATGCACACAGTGCAGCTATGATACTGACAAAAGCATGCAAGAAGAGCTCGACCcatacacaaactcacacagagACGGATGGTTGGACAAAAGATACTGTGCGTGCACATAGTCCACATCACTgtacccacagacacacaaaaacaactcccACGGGGACGTCTGACCTGTGATGAAGTAGCTAAGTTCGGCGTTGAGGCCAGCGTCGTTGTCAGAGCAGCTGAGGCGCGCTACAATGTGGTCTCTAGGGACATTCTCCTTCAGGGAAACATTGTACACGCGAGGGTTGAAGGTTGGCGTCTCATCATTTACATCCAGAACTGacccacgcacacaaacacacagacagagagacatgaGGACACACAGATAGACGTACGAGAGGACAAACAAGGCAGCAATATGGCGCAGTGAGTAGAAGGACCGTTGTTAAATCAAAGGGATTCAGAGACAATGGAGCAGCTTCTTTTGTAGCCGGCTCGGGCTGCCAATGACTCCCCTGTGAGGTTAAGAGACGTGAGACAGATCTCAGCTAAACGGTCCATAATGTGTGGATGCTTGTGAGTCATTTGAAAGTGTTATTCAATGTTTCCATTCCTTTTTCACTATGTTTACAGCAGACTATTTTGCCCAGTTGTTTTTTCCAATCCCACCAGCAGGTGGTAGCATCATTCTCAGCAGACTACAGGGATTTCAGGGCTTATTTGCATTAACGAAGTAACTCTTCGTGCCATCCTGAACCCAATCATATTATGACTCTGCAGTTTTATACGTAGGGCAATTTTCAGAGAGAGCAAAGGGAATTCATTCCCAgtttctcatcatcatcatcatcatcagccaaATGAGCAGACTCTTACTTGTGACTGTGAGGGTTGAAGTGGAGGTGCGAGGGAACTTCCCGGCATCGTATGCAATAATTCTCAAATGGTACTGTCCGATCTGCTCACGATCCAAGACCGCCACGGAGCTGAGGACGCCAGAGGAGGTGTTCAGGTAGAAGTCGAGGCGAGGCATCCCCATCTGTAACGCCATTGTAATCAGTCCGTTCATGTCCTCGTCTGGGTCCTCCACCCGGACCTAAAGCAGAGAGAGATAGACCAATGAGAGATGATACTAGAATCCTTTTGTGTGAATGCCATAACGCATGAAAATAGTCTCGTATTTCACCTTAAAAACGGAGGATCCAATGGGCAGTCCCTCTGGAACTTCAGCCACAAAGGGCAGGTTGAGGAAGGTCGGGTCGTTGTCGTTGAGATCCAGCAGGTTGACAAGCACAGTGGCGCTGGCTGACGCATGCAGTGGAGGTGTTCCATCTAAAGAGGGCGCCAGAGAACACGTAaagacgcacatacacacaccccacGGCTCACTACTTGATGCTTGCCACTGCTTTTGTACTCATGTGATCCTTCTTTAAAAATTGCAGGTGTACTGGACCTACATCCTATTCTTCGACAGCACTGGGTATCTGACTATATCATGGgttattattctttttgtaCTATTTTTAACTCTTTGTTTGACGTCATGTTCTAAATCATTCCTGTGCACCCCAGGAAGATTACAAATGGTCAAAGGGGTTTATAAAGAGCCCCAGTAAAGAGTTTCATCATAAAACTTGGGAAATGAGGTTTGAAGAAAGAGGCTAATTGTTGCAAAAGCTCTCCGCTGAAAATGATATAGAGCTAGAGTATTTAAACTCGCTTACACAGGGTTCAGGTGTTTCCGGAATCAGGCCAATGTACACAGTGGAAGGCAAATACAAGTGCAAACTGACATCCCAACTACACACATACGACTCACTGTCAACAGCGGAGATGATGATGGACCTCATGAGTTGTGTGTCCCTGGCGTTGGAGCTTTCCCTGTCCAGGGTCAGCCCACTGGTCCGGATCTTCCCAGTACTGCTGCTGATGGTGTAGAAGGGGTTTACCGGACTGATTGTGTACACCACTGTGCCATTTTGCCCATTGTCAGGGTCAAATGCCAACACCTGCAAAGGGGAGGGACGAGAGAAACACGTTCTGAAACTAAGCCACCAACAGCAGTTATGTTAGCCTTCCCTATGTAAACGAATCCTCCAGTTCTATTACGAGGTCACATGAGAGTGTGTTCAAGAGAAGTGGTTTAAGAAATCGGGACATGGCAGGTTTTAAGATactaagagaaaaaagaaactatAATGACATTAACAGTAATAAGAACATCCCCATCCCACCCACAGAGCATCTTCACACCCCGTCCAGCTGTTCTAACATCAGTCAGCGAAAAGAAAAACGCTCACGTCTTATCTTTCTGACACAAAGTGGCGTCGGGTGATGAATGTGTGAAGCCAGGAGCACGACTAAAACACTGACTGATTCTTAAAGAGATGATAAATTATTCAGTGAACTGACTAAAAACTCTGGAAACTGGTTAATTGGTCATTAGCAGAATAAAGTTTTTAAAGGTATTGAATAATTAAGGGAACATGGTAGGAAGGCCCATTGATTTGCAGACAAAGTCAGGTGATATAAGATGTGGGAAGGTGTGAAGCTGAGGCCAGTTCAAAGAATCAATTCTGGCCTGAGCAAAGCACATTAAGGGATAGTGAGCAAATATATTAGCCTTGTCCATTGACCTATAGCCCTAGTCTCACTCAACAGtagcagaaaataaaatactgcaTAGAAGTGAGTTACTGGAGGAGCTCACTATGTGTGTAGGCGCTGGTTGTTAGAGCCTGCAGGTGATGGTGTGGTGCTGGGAGATCAAAGTCAGATGATCTTACACTTGGCACTGCGACCACATTCATGGCTCGCTGGACACCTCCAGGAGAATTTAGCGGGTGGCCTCTTGTCACCATAAAGATACTGGCCGGGCCGGGGCTACATTTGGGCCAGGTACAGGACTGAGAGCCTCGATGGTTTGGTTTATTGAATAATGTTCAAAGGGGCTGAGTCACATGCGGTCTGCATGTAGCAACGATTAAGCATCAGTAACTTTCACCACTTCGCCATTCCACCGTCTTGCTCTGCAAGGTGGCTTCTCGCTTACTTTTCTGCCTGGCAGCTAAATCATTTGCTATGCGCCTGACTGCGGGCTACATTTTAATTAGCAATCGGACTCCCTTAATTACACTCACTGACGACTCCTTAAATAATGGACAACCAGGGCTTAATTAACAACCACACATTGCCAAAGACACGAGGACGATGAGAGACTTTGGGGTAATATTACAGTGTTTATTTAGCGATGACCTACGCAGTAATGACAATTCATCCATCAACAGCGGCGGACTATGCATGCATGTGTCCTTCAAAGTGTTCGGTTTTTCATCTGCAGTGCGCCGCCCACAGAAAACTGTTGCATTACAAAAATCTTCACTTGATTGTTGTTGACAATCAGCTTGTGAACAATTTACCAGGTTGGTTGGTTTGTACTCACAGAGAAAACATCAGTGTTCATTGGACTCATCTCCACTATGTTGGTTAGGTACGGCTCGTTTCTCCACACAGGGGAATTGTCATTGATGTCCAGGATGGTGATGTTCACCTTAACAAAGTGCGAGCAAGGGGAATAAAGGTAGAAAGCCAATGAGCCACTTTTGATGTTAGTTAAGAGAGCAATCTTTCTGTTGTATACGTACAGACAGTATGTCATTTAATCCCAAATGATTATTAATTAGTGGATAAGAAATTGGTTGATTTTGTCAGCTGTGAAAAGATGGTGCTCTATAGTGGTTACCGTGGCAATGCCAGTCTTTTGCTGAGGTCCCACCCCTCCATCCACAGCTCTGACTATCAGGATGTACTCGGATTTCAGCTCCCTGTCCAGCAGGGCTGTGGTGGTGATTTCtcctaaagaaaacacatggaatcagacccaaataaaaaagcaacagcCATGGAAAGTGAAGGCCAGACATGTTTCAAGGTAACTCTCACGCcaagatgaaaagaaacaacaatgtGCAAACAAGCAGAGTGAAGAGCGTAAAAAAGACACTGGAAAATATATTGCAGCTTGGCCGTATTACGGTGATTACAAAAATATCTCACGAAATTCCAACTTTTAATCCAAATGGAATTAGTccaaaaaaactacaaatgtgctttcagaaaaaaaagggaaaaaaaagtgtacaTGGGCCCTatcacacccacacatgcaccTGAGCGCGAGTTGAGACGGAACTGAGAGGAGCCCTCCAGGGAGTAGATGAGTGAGGCTTGGCCATATTCCCGAGAGGCGTCCAAATCAGTAGCATTCACAAGCAGCACAGTCGCCcctgtggaggagagggagggatgaagggagtgagacagaaaaaaaaagttacaactCATGGAGtgggagaaaagaaaggaacTTGAGTTGAGGGAAGTGACAGAGAAGCTGCATTCAGAGAGCTGATTTcttcccccgcccccaccctcaGCTCAACCCATGGCACAGCATTGAGTGGGTTTATGGATTAGTGGATTATCAGCTTGTTTGGCACAGCCTATACTTGGCACAGGCCTGATCAATAGCAGGGCagacagggggtggggggagccgCTGGACTAGCCATGAGGCGAGCCTTGCAGCGCGCACGCACTCGGCCCCCAGCTCGGGGGCCCAAGCATTTCGAGCCGCAGTCCCTTACAGCCCGGGCCCCAAGCCGCTGAGCTGCGTGCTCCTTGAAAGCGGGCCGAGACGCAGGCTGCGGCCGGCGCCCGCCTGagctcagagagagaaagggccgGTCAGACATCTCATTTCCCACCAGCGACTGGAAACTAATCTATTCTCTTGGGTAAAAGCCTTTTCTGAATCGCGCATGAGAATGAGCAGAAGAGCCAGTGATTTGGCCATGAAGAGTCAATATCCTGCATTCTGATcgagcatttaaaaacattatgcAAAGTCATAACAAATGAAATTGTAGAGGAGGCTGCCAGAGGAagcatttcaaataaaacataccCCCAAGA containing:
- the LOC119213830 gene encoding uncharacterized protein C10orf105-like; the encoded protein is MNTTEPDSNSTSTPYTENVPLSSLPTTWMSPTSPLPPSHSPSVLDPEFTIMVVLGLSLLLAGLAAFLAVCRPSQQDGGSEASCAPGGSLTRGGRRSSEPQLKVWRRLGSYRRSYNISFRRPPHRRPYERESAQVSQPPARQTTQPDARMEPPPTTPCLFDYVTEI